A genomic window from Salvia splendens isolate huo1 chromosome 11, SspV2, whole genome shotgun sequence includes:
- the LOC121754578 gene encoding uncharacterized protein LOC121754578 yields the protein MPKKQSSNWSDPRTVMARHTHVAKLSYPINWEEIRALLRHAGARGGLIKDSTGRAQVLTKPPQDDIKFKFSDVCKAAFPFLKDRLTSCSIIRGPNWNHSFEVICETSNCAVGAILSQKIQGKSYVVLYASKILDQAQRNYDVTKKEMLSVVFAFGEFRQHLRGSKVMVYTNHAAIKYLSSKRRSNQHLIRWLLLLQEFEWEAVDRKKM from the coding sequence ATGCCCAAGAAGCAAAGTTCAAACTGGTCGGACCCTCGAACAGTCATGGCAAGGCACACACATGTGGCAAAACTTTCGTACCCTATTAACTGGGAGGAGATCAGAGCCTTGTTAAGGCACGCTGGGGCCCGTGGAGGACTCATCAAGGATTCCACCGGGAGAGCCCAGGTCCTGACGAAGCCTCCCCAGGATGAcataaagtttaaattttctgATGTCTGCAAGGCCGCGTTCCCATTTCTGAAAGATCGATTGACGAGTTGTTCTATAATACGCGGCCCTAACTGGAATCACTCCTTTGAGGTGATATGTGAGACTAGTAACTGTGCTGTGGGAGCAATACTAAGTCAGAAAATCCAAGGGAAAAGTTATGTTGTCCTCTATGCATCAAAAATATTGGATCAGGCGCAAAGGAACTATGATGTGACCAAGAAAGAAATGCTATCAGTAGTCTTTGCATTTGGGGAGTTCAGACAACACCTACGTGGGTCCAAAGTGATGGTGTATACAAACCAtgcggccatcaaatacctATCATCTAAGAGGAGATCAAACCAGCATTTGATCAGATGGTtactccttctacaggagtttgagTGGGAAGCAGTTGATAGGAAAAAGATGTGA